In Streptomyces sp. RFCAC02, the following proteins share a genomic window:
- a CDS encoding roadblock/LC7 domain-containing protein — protein MSQAAQNLNWLITSFVENTPGVSHTVVVSADGLLLALSEGFPRDRADQLAAVASGLTSLTAGASRIFEGGAVNQTVVEMERGFLFIMSISDGSSLAVLAHPDADIGLVGYEMALLVDRAGSVLTPDLRAELQGSLLN, from the coding sequence ATGAGCCAGGCGGCGCAGAACCTGAACTGGTTGATCACCAGTTTCGTGGAGAACACCCCCGGGGTGTCCCACACGGTGGTGGTGTCCGCCGATGGTCTTCTTCTGGCGTTGTCCGAGGGGTTCCCGCGGGACCGTGCGGATCAGCTGGCGGCGGTGGCGTCGGGTCTGACGTCGCTGACGGCGGGTGCGTCGCGGATCTTCGAGGGCGGTGCGGTGAATCAGACGGTGGTGGAGATGGAGCGTGGTTTCCTCTTCATCATGTCGATCTCGGACGGTTCGTCGCTGGCGGTGCTGGCACATCCGGACGCGGACATCGGTCTGGTGGGGTACGAAATGGCGCTGCTGGTGGATCGAGCCGGTAGCGTTCTGACCCCGGACCTCCGCGCCGAGCTGCAGGGAAGCCTGCTCAACTAG
- the leuC gene encoding 3-isopropylmalate dehydratase large subunit, whose amino-acid sequence MGRTLAEKVWDDHVVRRAEGEPDLLFIDLHLLHEVTSPQAFDGLRKSGRKVRRTDLTIATEDHNTPTLDIDKPIADPVSRTQLETLRKNCAEFGVRLHPLGDSEQGVVHVVGPQLGLTQPGTTVVCGDSHTSTHGAFGALAFGIGTSQVEHVLATQTLPMAPFRTMAVTVLGELPEGVTAKDLILAIIARIGTGGGQGYVIEYRGEAIEKLSMEARMTICNMSIEAGARAGMIAPDDTTFAYLQGRDHAPQGADWDEAVAYWRTLRTDDDAVFDHEVVIDAAELSPFVTWGTNPGQGAPLSESVPDPASFADATERLAAEKALEYMGLSAGQKLRDIEVDTVFVGSCTNGRIEDLRSAASILQGRRIADGVRMLVVPGSVRVALQAVEEGLDKVFTEAGAEWRHAGCSMCLGMNPDQLSPGERCASTSNRNFEGRQGKGGRTHLVSPQVAAATAVTGRLASPADLAGVPTPVEV is encoded by the coding sequence ATGGGACGCACACTGGCGGAGAAAGTCTGGGACGACCACGTCGTCCGGCGTGCGGAGGGCGAGCCCGATCTGCTCTTCATCGATCTCCATCTCCTGCACGAGGTCACGAGCCCACAGGCGTTCGACGGCCTGCGCAAGAGCGGTCGGAAGGTGCGGCGCACCGACCTCACCATCGCCACCGAGGACCACAACACCCCGACCCTCGACATCGACAAGCCGATCGCCGACCCGGTCTCCCGGACGCAGCTCGAGACGCTGCGCAAGAACTGCGCCGAGTTCGGCGTGCGCCTGCACCCGCTCGGCGACAGCGAGCAGGGCGTGGTCCACGTGGTCGGCCCGCAGCTCGGTCTGACCCAGCCCGGCACCACGGTGGTCTGCGGCGACAGCCACACCTCGACGCACGGCGCGTTCGGCGCGCTGGCCTTCGGTATCGGCACGAGCCAGGTCGAGCACGTCCTGGCCACCCAGACGCTGCCGATGGCGCCGTTCCGGACGATGGCCGTGACGGTCCTGGGCGAGCTGCCCGAGGGCGTCACCGCGAAGGACCTGATCCTCGCGATCATCGCCCGCATCGGCACCGGCGGCGGCCAGGGCTATGTCATCGAGTACCGGGGCGAGGCCATCGAGAAGCTCTCGATGGAGGCCCGCATGACCATCTGCAACATGTCGATCGAGGCGGGCGCCCGCGCCGGCATGATCGCCCCCGACGACACGACCTTCGCCTACCTGCAGGGCCGCGACCACGCGCCGCAGGGAGCCGACTGGGACGAGGCCGTCGCCTACTGGCGCACGCTGCGCACCGACGACGACGCCGTCTTCGACCACGAGGTCGTCATCGACGCGGCCGAGCTGTCGCCGTTCGTCACCTGGGGCACCAACCCGGGCCAGGGCGCCCCGCTGTCCGAGTCCGTGCCCGACCCGGCCTCCTTCGCCGACGCCACCGAGCGCCTCGCCGCCGAGAAGGCCCTGGAGTACATGGGGCTGTCCGCCGGCCAGAAGCTGCGCGACATCGAGGTCGACACCGTCTTCGTCGGCTCCTGCACCAACGGCCGCATCGAGGACCTCCGCTCCGCCGCGTCCATCCTGCAGGGCCGCCGCATCGCCGACGGTGTGCGGATGCTGGTCGTCCCCGGATCCGTCCGGGTCGCCCTGCAGGCCGTCGAGGAGGGGCTCGACAAGGTCTTCACCGAGGCGGGCGCCGAGTGGCGGCACGCCGGCTGCTCGATGTGTCTCGGCATGAACCCGGACCAGCTCTCCCCGGGCGAGCGCTGCGCCTCCACGTCCAACCGCAACTTCGAGGGCCGGCAGGGCAAGGGCGGGCGCACGCACCTGGTCTCGCCGCAGGTCGCCGCCGCCACGGCGGTCACCGGCCGGCTCGCGTCCCCGGCCGACCTGGCCGGCGTCCCCACCCCCGTGGAGGTCTGA
- the leuD gene encoding 3-isopropylmalate dehydratase small subunit: protein MEAFTAHTGRAVPLRRGNVDTDQIIPAHWLKKVTRDGFEDGLFEAWRKDPEFVLNRPERQGATVLVAGPDFGTGSSREHAVWALQNYGFKTVISSRFADIFRGNSLKNGLLTVVLPQDTVETLWKLTEADPKAEITVDLVAREVRAEGVTASFELDENARWRLLEGLDDISITLRHEEDIAAFETRRPSFKPRTQAA, encoded by the coding sequence ATGGAAGCTTTCACCGCACACACCGGCCGGGCCGTCCCGCTGCGCCGCGGCAACGTCGACACCGACCAGATCATCCCGGCCCACTGGCTGAAGAAGGTCACCCGCGACGGCTTCGAGGACGGACTGTTCGAGGCCTGGCGCAAGGACCCCGAGTTCGTCCTCAACCGGCCGGAGCGCCAGGGCGCCACCGTCCTGGTGGCCGGCCCCGACTTCGGCACCGGCTCGTCCCGCGAGCACGCCGTGTGGGCCCTGCAGAACTACGGCTTCAAGACCGTCATCTCCTCGCGGTTCGCCGACATCTTCCGGGGCAACTCCCTGAAGAACGGCCTGCTCACGGTCGTCCTGCCGCAGGACACCGTCGAGACGCTGTGGAAGCTGACCGAGGCCGACCCGAAGGCCGAGATCACCGTCGACCTGGTGGCGCGCGAGGTCCGCGCCGAGGGCGTCACCGCCTCGTTCGAGCTCGACGAGAACGCCCGCTGGCGTCTCCTGGAAGGCCTGGACGACATCAGCATCACCCTGCGCCACGAGGAGGACATCGCCGCGTTCGAGACGCGGCGGCCGTCCTTCAAGCCCAGGACGCAGGCCGCCTGA
- a CDS encoding fumarylacetoacetate hydrolase family protein — protein MRIARFSIEGTVGFGVVEEEPAEDGGLQLDIIKGHPFAAFERSGRRVPLSKVRLLPPVLPSKIVAVGRNYAEHARELGNEVPDVPITFFKPSTSVIGHGDPIVHPTISDDVHHEAELAVVIGRMCRDVPRERARDVILGYTCANDLTARDVQQREAQWARAKGFDTSCPLGPWIETDLDPSDLAVMCTVNGEQRQLGRTSEMIRAVEDLIVHISESMTLLPQDVILTGTPSGVGPVRVGDEVAVSIEGIGTLTNKVVTRD, from the coding sequence GTGCGCATCGCCAGATTCTCCATCGAGGGGACCGTTGGCTTCGGCGTGGTGGAGGAGGAGCCCGCCGAGGACGGCGGGCTCCAGCTCGACATCATCAAGGGCCACCCCTTCGCCGCCTTCGAACGGTCCGGCCGCCGTGTGCCGCTGAGCAAGGTCAGGCTGTTGCCGCCCGTCCTGCCCAGCAAGATCGTCGCGGTCGGCCGGAACTACGCCGAGCACGCCCGTGAGCTGGGCAACGAGGTGCCCGACGTCCCGATCACCTTCTTCAAGCCGTCCACCTCGGTGATCGGTCACGGCGACCCGATCGTCCACCCGACGATCTCGGACGACGTCCACCACGAGGCCGAGCTGGCCGTCGTCATCGGCCGCATGTGCCGCGACGTGCCGCGCGAGCGCGCCCGCGACGTCATCCTCGGCTACACCTGCGCCAACGACCTCACCGCCCGCGACGTGCAGCAGCGCGAGGCGCAGTGGGCGCGCGCGAAGGGCTTCGACACGTCCTGCCCGCTCGGTCCCTGGATCGAGACGGACCTCGACCCGTCCGACCTCGCCGTCATGTGCACGGTCAACGGCGAGCAGCGCCAGCTCGGCCGCACCAGCGAGATGATCCGCGCGGTCGAGGACCTCATCGTGCACATCAGCGAGTCGATGACGCTGCTCCCGCAGGACGTCATCCTGACCGGCACCCCCTCGGGGGTCGGGCCGGTCCGGGTCGGCGACGAGGTCGCCGTCTCCATCGAAGGCATCGGCACTCTCACCAACAAGGTCGTCACGCGTGACTAG
- a CDS encoding nitrate- and nitrite sensing domain-containing protein, with the protein MSRRTTSPRAPGDPRGAGPRLAPRNWRVATKLNAILLIPVLVALALGGLRVGADRARAEEADDARRVAELARAATAFAHAVLDERDLTARPLLEGRGDDPGIAEARDRTDRARAEFAARAADAPDSPGLRDRLDDADAAVDLLVSLRDRAFTDALPGVATEEAYVAVQRPLMAFANELGLGTDNMLVYGRSVYALSLAKAASSLQRAIGTHLIVAPGPDAGSVEQQVTAFNSYVRLEEIALGEFASAGTDDRVRQLAQAMADTELDVTGGDPQAPGPGTMIDLIAEGLDAERLADAGVTAESWFRTATAEFDAYRAVESDLMDAAVHEAREVSADARRDIVAGAAAVLAAVLLAFVVAGLVARSMGRGMRRLRAAAFDVADHRLPQAVARLAGSKPGDAPPAVAPIGMATRDEVGEIARAFDRIHGQAVRLATEQAALRAAISTLFANLAGRNQTLVERQLALISALETHEADPEALDGLFRLDHLATRMRRNGENLLVLAGEEPAHRWDRPISLLDVLRAAASEVEDYARIELTGVPDTVIRAGVVNDLVHLLAELLENATVFSSPRAPVRVTATRLPDGRVLTEIHDAGIGLSPDDLAAVNARLAHPPHLDAAVTGRMGLFVVGRLAERHGIRVQLRHAEHTGTTALVMLPDAVTRPGPAPATADVPVPPPQGARGDLDAPPAQRPGPRHARRPALAPADAPPVDSRATNPTSDERPTSQAGFDQVTPVADSPLSGPAEGVQRVGCTGPAPGAGDDPRDDRPRQRPEEDPAQRLRDDDPAPAPPPEPGLARPDRGPRREGRTSGTTSAGLPRRVPRHRPTDRSSPDTSDEPRISRDPSQVGGRLSSLRRGVRRGRGAGENGAAQNDEYDQER; encoded by the coding sequence GTGAGCCGCCGTACGACGTCCCCCCGCGCCCCGGGCGACCCCCGGGGCGCCGGACCCCGCCTCGCGCCCCGCAACTGGCGCGTCGCCACGAAGCTCAACGCCATCCTCCTCATCCCCGTCCTCGTCGCCCTCGCCCTCGGCGGTCTGCGCGTCGGCGCCGACCGGGCGCGCGCCGAAGAGGCGGACGACGCCCGGCGCGTCGCCGAACTCGCCCGCGCCGCCACGGCGTTCGCCCACGCCGTCCTCGACGAACGCGACCTGACCGCGCGGCCCCTGCTGGAGGGGCGCGGCGACGACCCCGGCATCGCCGAGGCCCGCGACCGCACCGACCGCGCCCGCGCCGAGTTCGCCGCCCGCGCCGCCGACGCCCCCGACAGCCCGGGGCTGCGCGACCGGCTGGACGACGCCGACGCGGCGGTGGACCTCCTGGTCTCACTGCGCGACCGGGCGTTCACCGACGCCCTGCCCGGGGTCGCCACGGAGGAGGCGTACGTCGCGGTCCAGCGCCCCCTGATGGCCTTCGCCAACGAACTCGGCCTCGGCACGGACAACATGCTCGTGTACGGACGCAGCGTCTACGCCCTGTCCCTCGCCAAGGCGGCGAGTTCCCTCCAGCGCGCCATCGGCACCCACCTCATCGTCGCCCCGGGACCGGACGCGGGCTCCGTCGAGCAGCAGGTCACCGCGTTCAACTCCTATGTGCGCCTGGAGGAGATCGCCCTCGGCGAGTTCGCCTCGGCCGGTACGGACGACCGGGTGCGGCAGCTCGCGCAGGCCATGGCCGACACCGAGCTGGACGTCACGGGAGGCGACCCGCAGGCGCCGGGTCCCGGCACCATGATCGACCTCATCGCCGAAGGGCTCGACGCGGAGCGGCTCGCCGACGCCGGGGTCACGGCCGAGAGCTGGTTCCGTACGGCGACCGCCGAGTTCGACGCCTACCGGGCCGTCGAGAGCGACCTCATGGACGCCGCCGTCCACGAGGCGCGCGAGGTCAGCGCCGACGCGCGCCGCGACATCGTGGCGGGCGCCGCCGCCGTCCTCGCCGCAGTCCTGCTGGCGTTCGTCGTGGCCGGCCTCGTCGCCCGGTCCATGGGCCGCGGGATGCGGCGGCTGCGCGCCGCCGCGTTCGACGTCGCCGACCACCGGCTGCCGCAGGCCGTGGCGCGCCTCGCCGGATCGAAACCCGGCGACGCTCCGCCCGCCGTCGCGCCGATCGGGATGGCGACCCGCGACGAGGTCGGCGAGATAGCCCGCGCCTTCGACCGCATCCACGGGCAGGCGGTCCGCCTCGCCACCGAGCAGGCCGCGCTGCGCGCCGCCATCAGCACCCTCTTCGCGAACCTCGCCGGCCGCAACCAGACCCTCGTCGAGCGGCAGCTCGCGCTGATCAGCGCCCTGGAGACGCACGAGGCCGACCCCGAGGCGCTCGACGGCCTCTTCCGACTCGACCACCTCGCGACCCGCATGCGCCGCAACGGCGAGAACCTCCTCGTCCTCGCGGGCGAGGAGCCGGCCCACCGCTGGGACCGCCCGATCTCCCTCCTGGACGTGCTGCGTGCGGCCGCCTCCGAGGTCGAGGACTACGCCCGCATCGAGCTGACCGGCGTGCCCGACACCGTGATCAGGGCCGGCGTCGTCAACGACCTGGTCCACCTGCTGGCCGAACTGCTGGAGAACGCCACCGTCTTCTCCTCGCCCCGCGCGCCGGTCCGCGTCACCGCCACCCGGCTCCCGGACGGCCGGGTCCTCACCGAGATCCACGACGCCGGCATCGGTCTGTCGCCGGACGACCTCGCGGCCGTCAACGCGCGGCTCGCCCATCCGCCGCACCTGGACGCCGCCGTCACCGGCCGCATGGGCCTGTTCGTCGTCGGCCGGCTCGCGGAGCGGCACGGGATCCGCGTCCAGCTCCGGCACGCGGAGCACACCGGCACGACGGCTCTGGTCATGCTGCCCGACGCGGTCACCCGGCCGGGGCCCGCTCCCGCCACGGCGGACGTGCCTGTCCCGCCTCCCCAGGGGGCGCGCGGCGACCTCGACGCGCCACCGGCCCAGCGCCCGGGACCGCGCCATGCGCGCCGACCGGCGCTCGCCCCGGCGGACGCGCCCCCTGTCGATTCGCGCGCCACGAACCCCACCTCGGACGAACGTCCCACATCCCAGGCGGGTTTCGACCAGGTCACACCCGTCGCGGATTCACCCCTCAGTGGTCCCGCGGAGGGCGTGCAGCGCGTAGGCTGCACTGGACCAGCACCGGGCGCCGGGGACGACCCCCGCGACGACCGGCCAAGGCAGCGGCCCGAGGAGGACCCGGCACAGCGACTGCGGGACGACGACCCGGCCCCGGCCCCACCGCCGGAACCGGGCCTGGCGCGGCCGGATCGGGGACCGCGCCGCGAGGGGCGCACGAGCGGCACCACATCCGCCGGACTGCCCCGGCGCGTACCGCGACACCGACCGACCGACCGGTCCTCACCGGACACCTCCGACGAGCCGCGGATCTCCCGCGACCCGTCACAGGTGGGCGGCAGGCTCAGCAGCCTGCGCCGCGGTGTACGGCGGGGCCGCGGCGCCGGCGAGAACGGCGCCGCACAGAACGACGAATACGATCAGGAGCGTTAG
- the gltX gene encoding glutamate--tRNA ligase, which produces MTSPTAPRVRFCPSPTGNPHVGLVRTALFNWAFARHNGGTAVFRIEDTDAARDSEESYAALLDAMEWLGFDWDESPVAGGPYAPYRQSQRMDIYADVAEKLLRAGHAYHCWCTAQELEERRAAARAEGRPSGYDGRCRTVTPEQRAAYEAEGRTPIVRFRMPDEPITFTDLVRGELTFAPENVPDYGIVRANGAPLYTLVNPVDDALMRITHVLRGEDLLSSTPRQIALYRALAEIGVGEGTVPAFGHLPYVMGQGNKKLSKRDPESSLNLYRERGFLPGALLNYLALLGWSIAEDRDIFSMAEMVEAFEIGAVNANPARFDLAKAEAVNATHIRERLSAEEFAAACEPWLRAPYAPWKPEAYDPAAFAALAPLAQTRVTVLSDITDAVDFLFLDAPVSDEAAWQKAMKPGAEAVLGTARERLAALGEWTAAALKDAVQSAGEEHGLKLGKAQAPVRVAVTGRTVGLPLFESLEVLGRERTLARVDAALARLAA; this is translated from the coding sequence GTGACTAGTCCCACCGCTCCCCGCGTCCGCTTCTGTCCGTCGCCGACCGGCAACCCGCACGTCGGCCTGGTGCGCACCGCGCTGTTCAACTGGGCCTTCGCCCGGCACAACGGCGGCACCGCCGTGTTCCGCATCGAGGACACCGACGCGGCCCGCGACTCCGAGGAGTCCTACGCGGCGCTGCTCGATGCCATGGAATGGCTCGGCTTCGACTGGGACGAGAGCCCGGTCGCCGGCGGCCCGTACGCGCCCTACCGCCAGTCGCAGCGCATGGACATCTACGCGGACGTCGCGGAGAAGCTGCTGCGGGCCGGCCACGCGTATCACTGCTGGTGCACGGCGCAGGAACTGGAGGAGCGCCGCGCGGCGGCCCGCGCGGAGGGCCGTCCCTCGGGGTACGACGGCAGGTGCCGCACGGTGACGCCGGAGCAGCGCGCGGCGTACGAGGCCGAGGGGCGTACCCCGATCGTGCGATTCCGGATGCCGGACGAGCCGATCACGTTCACCGACCTGGTGCGCGGCGAGCTGACCTTCGCCCCCGAGAACGTCCCGGACTACGGCATCGTCCGTGCGAACGGCGCCCCGCTCTACACCCTGGTCAACCCGGTGGACGACGCCCTCATGCGCATCACGCACGTGCTGCGCGGCGAGGACCTGCTGTCCTCCACCCCGCGCCAGATCGCGCTGTACCGGGCGCTCGCCGAGATCGGCGTGGGGGAGGGCACCGTCCCCGCGTTCGGTCACCTGCCGTACGTGATGGGGCAGGGCAACAAGAAGCTGTCCAAGCGGGACCCGGAGTCCTCGCTGAACCTGTACCGCGAGCGCGGGTTCCTGCCCGGCGCGCTGCTGAACTACCTCGCGCTCCTCGGCTGGTCGATCGCGGAGGACCGGGACATCTTCTCGATGGCGGAGATGGTCGAGGCCTTCGAGATCGGCGCGGTGAACGCCAACCCGGCCCGTTTCGACCTGGCCAAGGCGGAGGCGGTCAACGCCACGCACATCAGGGAGCGGCTGAGCGCCGAGGAGTTCGCGGCGGCGTGCGAGCCGTGGCTGCGCGCCCCGTACGCGCCGTGGAAGCCGGAGGCGTACGACCCGGCCGCGTTCGCCGCGCTCGCCCCGCTGGCGCAGACGCGCGTCACGGTCCTGTCCGACATCACGGACGCCGTGGACTTCCTCTTCCTCGACGCGCCGGTGTCGGACGAGGCGGCGTGGCAGAAGGCGATGAAGCCGGGCGCCGAGGCGGTGCTCGGCACGGCGCGGGAGCGGCTGGCCGCGCTCGGGGAGTGGACGGCCGCCGCGCTGAAGGACGCCGTGCAGAGCGCGGGCGAGGAGCACGGGCTGAAGCTCGGCAAGGCCCAGGCGCCGGTGCGGGTGGCCGTGACCGGGCGCACGGTGGGGCTGCCGCTCTTCGAGTCCCTGGAGGTTCTCGGGCGGGAGCGGACGCTCGCCCGCGTGGACGCCGCCCTGGCCCGCCTCGCGGCCTGA
- a CDS encoding DUF742 domain-containing protein, whose amino-acid sequence MRRYNFPSAPSGSRRRPPAPDQQGENPRSEPRPRTRPEPPQPPQPPGYRPAPPEGSERRGPQDRGGPVHRDDRHRAAGAADTPAEWTPPGRQPSAGRRPPEPEPQQPLVRPYAMTGGRTRPRYQLAIEALVSTTADPVQLQGQLPEHQRICQLCYEVKSVAEVSALLSIPLGVARILVADLAEAGLVAIHQPGHGSDPGGQPDVTLLERVLSGLRKL is encoded by the coding sequence GTGAGACGTTACAACTTCCCCTCCGCCCCCAGCGGCTCACGGCGGCGTCCGCCCGCCCCCGACCAGCAGGGTGAGAACCCGCGGTCCGAACCCCGGCCGAGGACCCGTCCCGAGCCTCCCCAGCCTCCGCAGCCGCCCGGCTACCGTCCGGCCCCCCCGGAGGGGAGCGAGCGGCGCGGGCCGCAGGACCGGGGCGGTCCGGTCCACCGCGACGACCGGCACCGCGCCGCGGGAGCGGCCGACACCCCGGCGGAGTGGACGCCCCCCGGCCGGCAGCCGTCCGCCGGCCGGCGTCCGCCCGAGCCCGAACCGCAGCAGCCGCTGGTCCGGCCGTACGCGATGACCGGTGGCCGGACGCGGCCGCGGTACCAGCTGGCCATCGAGGCGCTGGTGAGCACCACCGCCGACCCGGTCCAGCTCCAGGGGCAGCTTCCGGAGCACCAGCGGATCTGCCAGCTCTGCTACGAGGTCAAGTCCGTGGCCGAGGTCTCCGCGCTGCTCTCCATCCCCCTGGGGGTGGCCCGGATTCTGGTGGCCGATCTGGCCGAGGCCGGGCTCGTCGCCATTCATCAGCCGGGTCATGGCAGCGACCCGGGTGGCCAGCCAGATGTGACACTGCTCGAAAGGGTGCTCAGTGGACTTCGCAAGCTCTAA
- a CDS encoding ATP/GTP-binding protein — translation MDFASSNDAGGLTAPSRSTTSAKIVIAGGFGVGKTTFVGSVSEINPLRTEAVMTSASAGIDDLTHTAGKTTTTVAMDFGRITLDQDLILYLFGTPGQDRFWFMWDDLVRGAIGAVVLVDTRRLADCFPAVDYFENSGLPFVIALNGFDGHQPYSPDEVREALQIGPDAPIITTDARHRSESKSALITLVEHALMARLR, via the coding sequence GTGGACTTCGCAAGCTCTAACGACGCCGGGGGTCTCACCGCGCCGTCCCGGTCCACGACCTCCGCGAAGATCGTGATCGCGGGCGGGTTCGGTGTGGGGAAGACCACGTTCGTGGGGTCGGTGTCGGAGATCAATCCGCTGCGGACGGAGGCGGTGATGACCTCGGCGTCGGCGGGGATCGACGATCTCACGCACACGGCGGGGAAGACGACGACGACCGTGGCGATGGACTTCGGTCGTATCACGCTGGATCAGGATCTGATCCTGTATCTGTTCGGGACGCCGGGGCAGGACCGTTTCTGGTTCATGTGGGACGACCTGGTGCGTGGTGCGATCGGTGCGGTGGTGCTGGTGGACACGCGTCGGCTGGCGGACTGTTTCCCGGCGGTGGACTATTTCGAGAACAGCGGTCTGCCGTTCGTGATCGCGTTGAACGGGTTCGACGGTCATCAGCCGTATTCGCCGGACGAGGTGCGGGAGGCGTTGCAGATCGGTCCCGACGCGCCGATCATCACGACGGACGCGCGGCACCGTTCGGAGTCCAAGAGCGCCCTGATCACCCTCGTCGAACACGCGCTGATGGCACGGCTGCGCTGA
- a CDS encoding IclR family transcriptional regulator: protein MDNSSGDSSGVGVLDKAALVLGALESGPATLASLVGATGLARPTAHRMAVALEYHRLLARDMQGRFILGPRLAELAAAAGEDRLLAAAGPVLTQLRDLTGESAQLYRRQGDMRICVAAAERLSGLRDTVPVGSTLPMKAGSAAQILLAWEEPERLHHGLQGARFTATALSGVRRRGWAQSIGEREPGVASVSAPVRGPSNRVVAAVSVSGPIERLTRHPGRMHAQSLLDAAARLTEALRRNGG from the coding sequence ATGGACAACTCTAGCGGTGATTCCAGCGGTGTGGGCGTACTCGACAAGGCGGCCCTGGTCCTGGGTGCCCTGGAGTCGGGGCCGGCCACGCTGGCGAGCCTCGTCGGGGCGACGGGCCTGGCCCGGCCGACCGCGCACCGGATGGCCGTGGCCCTCGAGTACCACCGGCTGCTGGCCCGGGACATGCAGGGACGTTTCATCCTCGGCCCCCGGCTCGCGGAGCTGGCGGCGGCGGCCGGCGAGGACCGGCTGCTGGCCGCGGCCGGACCGGTGCTGACCCAGCTGAGGGACCTGACGGGCGAGAGCGCCCAGCTCTACCGGCGCCAGGGCGACATGCGGATCTGCGTGGCCGCGGCGGAGCGGCTGTCCGGCCTGCGGGACACGGTGCCGGTCGGCTCCACCCTCCCGATGAAGGCGGGATCGGCGGCCCAGATCCTCCTGGCCTGGGAGGAGCCGGAGCGGCTGCACCACGGGCTGCAGGGCGCGCGTTTCACCGCGACCGCGCTCTCCGGCGTGCGGCGGCGCGGGTGGGCGCAGTCCATCGGGGAGCGGGAGCCGGGTGTGGCCTCCGTCTCGGCGCCGGTCCGCGGGCCGTCCAACCGCGTGGTGGCCGCCGTCTCGGTGTCCGGGCCGATCGAGCGCCTGACGCGGCACCCGGGCCGGATGCACGCCCAGTCGCTCCTGGACGCCGCCGCCCGCCTGACCGAGGCCCTGCGGCGCAACGGCGGCTGA
- a CDS encoding MerR family transcriptional regulator produces MRLAELSRRSGVSTATIKYYLREGLLPPGERVSTTQAEYDEEHLRRLRLIRALIHVGRVPVATAREVLAALEDENEDHLSRLGTAVAALPVTPAAPEEGPAAEVARRTAEELQRRLGWRVVPSNPAHRSLVAALTALVRLGYPCDTDRLLPHGRLAAELAAHEVALIEDFEAPTTQLEAAVALTVLYEPVLLSLRRLAQAEEAARRFGHRE; encoded by the coding sequence ATGCGGCTGGCCGAGCTGAGCAGACGGAGCGGGGTCTCCACGGCGACGATCAAGTACTACCTGCGGGAGGGGCTGCTGCCGCCCGGCGAGCGGGTCTCCACGACCCAGGCCGAGTACGACGAGGAGCACCTGCGCCGGCTGCGCCTGATCCGCGCCCTCATCCACGTCGGACGCGTCCCCGTCGCCACCGCGCGCGAGGTCCTCGCCGCCCTGGAGGACGAGAACGAGGACCACCTCTCGCGCCTCGGCACGGCCGTCGCCGCGCTCCCCGTCACCCCCGCCGCCCCGGAGGAGGGGCCGGCCGCCGAGGTCGCCCGCCGGACGGCCGAGGAGCTCCAGCGGCGCCTCGGCTGGCGCGTCGTCCCGTCCAACCCGGCCCACCGGAGCCTGGTGGCCGCCCTGACCGCGCTCGTCCGCCTCGGCTACCCCTGCGACACGGACCGGCTGCTCCCCCACGGCCGGCTGGCCGCCGAACTCGCGGCCCACGAGGTCGCGCTCATCGAGGACTTCGAGGCGCCCACCACACAGCTGGAGGCCGCCGTGGCGCTGACCGTGCTGTACGAGCCGGTCCTGCTCAGCCTGCGGCGCCTCGCCCAGGCCGAGGAGGCCGCCCGGCGCTTCGGCCACCGGGAGTGA
- a CDS encoding DUF4188 domain-containing protein produces MTEIIKGRMTADASAEAVRGGVTVFLIGMRINSFRSLRSWWPTFRAMPRMLRELGADRDSGMIGYRLLFGGPRVIYVVQYWSSHEKLLAYASDREGLHRPAWAAFNRRLREGRDRVGFWHETYVVPAGGHEAVYVNMPPFGLGAAAGVIPVGRRGDRAAERLGVRGV; encoded by the coding sequence ATGACGGAGATCATCAAGGGGCGGATGACGGCGGACGCGTCGGCGGAGGCCGTGCGCGGGGGCGTGACGGTCTTCCTCATCGGGATGCGGATCAACAGCTTCCGGAGCCTGCGGAGCTGGTGGCCGACGTTCCGGGCGATGCCGCGGATGCTGCGGGAGCTCGGCGCGGACCGCGACAGCGGCATGATCGGCTACCGGCTGCTGTTCGGCGGCCCGCGCGTCATCTACGTCGTGCAGTACTGGTCGTCGCACGAGAAGCTGCTCGCCTACGCGTCCGACCGCGAGGGCCTGCACCGGCCGGCCTGGGCGGCGTTCAACAGGCGGCTGCGCGAAGGCCGGGACAGGGTCGGCTTCTGGCACGAGACCTATGTCGTGCCCGCCGGCGGGCACGAGGCGGTCTATGTGAACATGCCGCCGTTCGGCCTCGGCGCTGCCGCCGGCGTGATACCCGTCGGCCGCCGCGGGGACCGGGCGGCCGAGCGGCTCGGCGTGCGGGGGGTGTGA